TGCAAGCTCTGGGCATAGCAATATTAGCGATAATAGTAACTTTCATCATACTATTCATCCTTGGGCTATTAGGTATTGTGTTACCTCATTTAGGCCCTTTTAGATAAAATTCATAATAACTTTTCTTTTCTAGCCTATAAGGGAATTTCTCTGACAACAAATAAATTGTCCCATCATCTGCTCTTATTTCCTCAGCATATCCCAATTCATATGCCATTGCAACCATCGCACATACAGCAGCATCTACGTAATCTTTAACTTCATGTAATTCTCTCCAATTCATTTTTATTATTTTCATTGAAGATGTGGGATGTGTTTCTATCACCTTATTTAGTACCTTGCTTAGTTGAATAGCTCTTTCTACTAATTCCTTCATAAACGATGGAGGAAGTACTTTTAATCCTTTTTTTATCATCTCCTTATCCACGTTTCTAAAACCGGTAGAGTGAGAAAGTGGAGAATCTATCGCAACAACTTTGGCATTCTTACAAGTTTCTATTATTTCTTCATTAGTTGATAGCTCTGCGATTTTCACTTCATTTCCAATAAGGGTAGCTACTGCAGTTTTTCTTTTTACGGCTAGGTCGATCCCGCAATACATTTTTACTTCCCTATAATATATTCTAGTGTGAAACCTCCTATTATTATAATAAATTTTAAAGCATATGAAAATTCCTTCGGCAATAGTGCACTAGAGTTAAGTAAAAAGATAGAGAAATTAAGTAAGGAGTATTCAGTTGAAATTATTCTATCAGTTCCTGCTACGATGATATATAGAATTTCAAATGAAGTTGATTTGCCGATTTACGCTCAGCATGTAGATGCGGTACCCCTAGGCGCTCATACTGGTGCTGTATTGCCAGAGATGATAAAGGACGCTGGAGCTAAAGGGACTCTCATAAACCATAGCGAAAAACGTCTGAGAGCCGACGAAATAGACGATATAATAAAAAGATTAAAGGCACTAAATTTAGAGAGCATTCTATGCGTAGATAGATATGAACTAGTTTATCCTTTTAGTTTGCTAAGACCTAATGCAATCTTGATAGAACCTCCAGAATTGATAGGAACTGGGATCTCAGTTTCTAAAGCTAAACCAGAGGTGATAACTAGGGCAGTAGATGAGATAAGAAAAACAAATGGAGTGTATCTAATAGCTGGCGCTGGTATTACGAGTGGCGAAGACGTATATAAGGCTATTAAATTAGGTGCACAAGGAATTGGTGTTGCTAGTGCGGTCATGAAAGCCAAAGAGCCAGAAAAAGTGGTTGAGGATTTCATTATAAATGCATTAAAGGCGATGTCTTAGATTTAGTCTTTAAGATTTTTACTAGATTAATGTAAAGCTCGGGGAAATTACTTCTGCAAATGCTTTTTATATCATTTTCAGTAAAACCGAGTAATGTTAAATAAATATAAAGGTATATCGATGCGGAAATTAGTATGCATTCTTGTATTTCTT
The nucleotide sequence above comes from Sulfolobus tengchongensis. Encoded proteins:
- a CDS encoding DUF429 domain-containing protein, with amino-acid sequence MYCGIDLAVKRKTAVATLIGNEVKIAELSTNEEIIETCKNAKVVAIDSPLSHSTGFRNVDKEMIKKGLKVLPPSFMKELVERAIQLSKVLNKVIETHPTSSMKIIKMNWRELHEVKDYVDAAVCAMVAMAYELGYAEEIRADDGTIYLLSEKFPYRLEKKSYYEFYLKGPK
- the tpiA gene encoding triose-phosphate isomerase, which produces MKPPIIIINFKAYENSFGNSALELSKKIEKLSKEYSVEIILSVPATMIYRISNEVDLPIYAQHVDAVPLGAHTGAVLPEMIKDAGAKGTLINHSEKRLRADEIDDIIKRLKALNLESILCVDRYELVYPFSLLRPNAILIEPPELIGTGISVSKAKPEVITRAVDEIRKTNGVYLIAGAGITSGEDVYKAIKLGAQGIGVASAVMKAKEPEKVVEDFIINALKAMS